In a genomic window of Streptomyces pristinaespiralis:
- a CDS encoding NfeD family protein, with protein sequence MDPWLIWLIVAALLVVAEIFTLTASLGMLGGAALATAGAAAIGLPVPWQFLVFTVAATASMLFLRPLALRHVLQPQKERFGVDALVGRRAHVVSEVTGLGGRVRIGGEEWTARAYDETLVIPPGTTVDVIEISGTTALVYPRE encoded by the coding sequence ATGGATCCATGGCTGATCTGGCTGATCGTCGCAGCGCTGCTGGTCGTGGCGGAGATCTTCACGCTCACCGCCTCGCTCGGCATGCTGGGCGGGGCCGCGCTCGCCACGGCGGGAGCCGCCGCGATCGGACTTCCGGTGCCCTGGCAGTTCCTGGTGTTCACCGTCGCCGCCACGGCGAGCATGCTCTTCCTGCGCCCCCTCGCGCTGCGTCACGTGCTCCAGCCGCAGAAGGAGCGGTTCGGAGTGGACGCGCTGGTCGGCAGGAGGGCTCATGTCGTCTCAGAGGTGACCGGCCTGGGCGGACGTGTCCGCATCGGCGGCGAGGAATGGACGGCCCGCGCCTACGACGAGACGCTGGTGATTCCTCCGGGGACGACCGTCGACGTCATCGAGATCAGCGGCACCACCGCGCTCGTCTACCCCCGGGAGTGA
- a CDS encoding TetR/AcrR family transcriptional regulator, producing MGHREDLLEGAKRCLLAKGFVRTTARDIVKESGTNLASIGYHYGSKDALLAEAYVGLVEGVSDHFDATEESTTGTRPGSTDRFQEVWRNIIATMSGPDSLWRLSMEIVVMGDQLPAVRDHLAAAQREGARGIIPMFMGGEEADVAEGDVDTLGKFYMTLMMGLIAQWTFDPATATRAEELAEGLRRVMKAAGETP from the coding sequence ATGGGACATCGCGAGGATCTGCTCGAGGGTGCCAAGCGCTGCCTGCTGGCAAAGGGCTTCGTGCGCACCACGGCGCGGGACATCGTCAAGGAGTCCGGGACCAACCTGGCCTCGATCGGCTACCACTACGGCTCGAAGGACGCACTGCTGGCGGAGGCGTACGTCGGCCTGGTCGAGGGCGTCTCCGACCATTTCGACGCCACGGAGGAGTCGACCACGGGGACGCGCCCCGGTTCGACGGACCGCTTCCAGGAGGTCTGGAGGAACATCATCGCCACCATGTCGGGCCCCGACTCCCTGTGGCGCCTGAGCATGGAGATCGTGGTCATGGGTGATCAGCTGCCGGCCGTGCGCGACCATCTCGCCGCGGCCCAGCGTGAAGGCGCCCGGGGCATCATCCCCATGTTCATGGGTGGTGAGGAGGCCGACGTCGCCGAGGGGGACGTCGACACGCTCGGGAAGTTCTACATGACGCTGATGATGGGGCTCATCGCCCAGTGGACGTTCGACCCGGCGACCGCGACCCGCGCGGAGGAACTCGCCGAGGGGCTGCGGCGGGTCATGAAGGCGGCCGGCGAAACGCCCTGA
- a CDS encoding SPFH domain-containing protein, with protein sequence MDVSAALVAGLVVALIAVFTVVRAVRIVPQARARNVERLGRYHRTLQPGLNVVIPYIDRVHPVIDLREQVVSFRPQPVITEDNLVVEIDTVLYFQVTDPRAAFYEIANFLQAVEQLTVTTLRNVVGSMDLEKTLTSRDTINNQLRGVLDDATGKWGLRVNRVEIKAIDPPQSIKDAMQKQMRAERDKRAAILGAEGQRQSQILTAEGDKQSAVLRAEGNRTAEILKAEGQARAIDEVFQAVHRNDPDPKLLAYQYLQTLPQLAQGPGNTFWVIPGEVTAALEGVSRAFGEVLPQSPATRETSSDDRSAQAADDAAQAAEAAAEALADAARADESATGRRPAVPPAAD encoded by the coding sequence ATGGACGTCTCGGCAGCACTCGTCGCCGGCCTCGTCGTCGCGCTCATAGCCGTCTTCACCGTGGTGCGGGCGGTACGGATAGTGCCCCAGGCGCGTGCCCGCAACGTCGAACGACTCGGCCGCTACCACCGCACCCTCCAGCCCGGCCTCAACGTGGTCATCCCTTACATCGACCGTGTCCATCCGGTGATCGACCTGCGCGAACAGGTCGTGTCCTTCCGGCCGCAGCCGGTCATCACCGAGGACAACCTCGTGGTCGAGATCGACACCGTCCTCTACTTCCAGGTCACCGATCCCCGGGCGGCCTTCTACGAGATCGCGAACTTCCTCCAAGCGGTCGAGCAGCTCACGGTCACCACCTTGCGCAACGTCGTGGGTTCCATGGACCTGGAGAAGACACTGACCTCCCGCGACACCATCAACAACCAGCTCCGCGGCGTGCTGGACGACGCCACCGGCAAGTGGGGGCTGAGGGTCAACCGGGTGGAGATCAAGGCCATCGATCCCCCGCAGTCCATCAAGGACGCGATGCAGAAGCAGATGCGGGCCGAGCGGGACAAGCGTGCCGCGATCCTCGGGGCCGAAGGGCAACGCCAGTCGCAGATCCTGACGGCGGAGGGCGACAAGCAGTCCGCCGTGCTGCGCGCGGAGGGCAACCGCACTGCCGAGATCCTCAAGGCCGAGGGCCAGGCCCGGGCCATCGACGAGGTGTTCCAGGCGGTGCACCGCAACGACCCCGATCCGAAGTTGCTCGCCTACCAGTACCTCCAGACGCTGCCCCAGCTCGCCCAGGGGCCGGGCAACACCTTCTGGGTGATCCCCGGCGAGGTCACCGCCGCACTGGAGGGGGTGTCCCGCGCCTTCGGCGAAGTGCTGCCGCAGTCGCCGGCCACCCGGGAGACCTCCTCGGACGACAGGTCCGCCCAGGCCGCCGACGATGCGGCGCAGGCGGCGGAAGCCGCCGCGGAGGCTCTCGCCGACGCCGCCAGGGCCGACGAATCGGCGACCGGCCGCCGCCCTGCCGTCCCACCCGCCGCGGACTGA
- a CDS encoding MFS transporter, which produces MTPPTATPPLAGRREWTAFVVLLLPLLLVSMDVSVLYFAIPAISRELDPSGTQQLWIFDVYAFALAGLLITMGSLGDRIGRRRLLLLGAAAFGTASICATYAQSAEMLIAARALLGIGGATLMPSTMALVRNMFRDDRQRTKAIGIWSGAMAGGIALGPVLGGVLLEHFWWGSVFLINVPAMLLLLVLAPVLVPEFKDPSPGRFDLLSVPLSMGAVLPVVYGLKEIAADGFGTVPALCVTAGLAVGFFFVRRQRTRHDAMISRELFQGGRGFGAGVLLNSVAMFAMMGSAYFTTQYLQSVLGQGAMEAALWSVVPSVAVGAAAPAAGAAALRFGRAPVITTGFLVGAAGYLLLTVTGTDSMIVLLTGAAVIGCGIVAVAATVSDMALAAAPPEKAGSAASVLETGQEFGGALGMAFLGSLGTAVYRREVTDGAPAGLPDGALDTARETLGSAAVVARELPGEAGGSLLALARDAFVSGMHAAAVGGAVVLVGAAVLAAVALRGRGGGTAPDAGPARAEAALGSPGQTH; this is translated from the coding sequence ATGACTCCGCCCACCGCCACCCCGCCCCTCGCGGGCCGCCGCGAATGGACCGCCTTCGTCGTCCTCCTGCTGCCGCTGCTGCTGGTCTCCATGGACGTCTCCGTCCTCTACTTCGCGATCCCCGCCATCAGCCGGGAACTGGACCCGAGCGGCACCCAGCAGCTGTGGATCTTCGACGTCTACGCCTTCGCCCTCGCCGGCCTGCTCATCACCATGGGCTCGCTCGGCGACCGCATCGGCCGCCGCCGGCTGCTGCTCCTCGGCGCCGCGGCGTTCGGCACCGCCTCCATCTGCGCGACGTACGCGCAGAGCGCCGAAATGCTCATCGCCGCGAGGGCGTTGCTCGGCATCGGCGGCGCGACCCTGATGCCCTCCACCATGGCCCTGGTGCGCAACATGTTCCGCGACGACCGGCAGCGCACCAAGGCGATCGGCATCTGGTCCGGGGCCATGGCGGGCGGCATCGCGCTGGGGCCCGTGCTCGGCGGCGTGCTGCTCGAGCACTTCTGGTGGGGCTCCGTCTTCCTGATCAACGTGCCGGCGATGCTGCTCCTGCTGGTCCTGGCGCCCGTCCTCGTACCGGAGTTCAAGGACCCGTCCCCCGGCCGGTTCGACCTGCTGAGCGTCCCGCTGTCCATGGGCGCGGTCCTGCCCGTGGTCTACGGACTCAAGGAGATCGCGGCCGACGGCTTCGGCACGGTGCCGGCCCTGTGCGTGACGGCCGGTCTCGCCGTCGGGTTCTTCTTCGTACGGCGGCAGCGGACGCGCCATGACGCGATGATCAGCCGCGAACTGTTCCAGGGCGGGCGCGGCTTCGGCGCGGGCGTCCTCCTCAACAGCGTCGCGATGTTCGCCATGATGGGCTCCGCGTACTTCACCACGCAGTACCTGCAGTCGGTCCTCGGCCAGGGTGCGATGGAGGCCGCGCTGTGGAGCGTCGTCCCCTCGGTGGCCGTGGGCGCCGCCGCGCCCGCCGCGGGCGCCGCGGCGCTGCGGTTCGGCCGCGCCCCGGTGATCACCACCGGCTTCCTCGTCGGCGCGGCCGGCTACCTGCTCCTGACGGTCACCGGCACCGACTCGATGATCGTCCTGCTGACCGGTGCGGCCGTCATCGGCTGCGGCATCGTCGCCGTGGCGGCCACGGTCTCCGACATGGCGCTCGCCGCCGCACCGCCGGAGAAGGCCGGTTCTGCGGCCTCGGTCCTGGAGACGGGGCAGGAGTTCGGCGGCGCGCTGGGCATGGCGTTCCTCGGCAGCCTCGGCACGGCGGTCTACCGCCGGGAGGTCACCGACGGCGCGCCCGCCGGCCTGCCGGACGGCGCGCTGGACACGGCCCGCGAGACGCTGGGCAGCGCGGCGGTGGTCGCCCGCGAGCTGCCGGGCGAGGCGGGTGGCTCACTGCTGGCTCTCGCCCGTGACGCCTTCGTGAGCGGCATGCACGCGGCGGCGGTGGGCGGCGCGGTGGTGCTCGTCGGGGCGGCGGTACTGGCGGCGGTGGCCCTGCGTGGACGCGGCGGCGGGACGGCGCCGGACGCCGGACCGGCACGGGCGGAGGCGGCGCTCGGGAGCCCCGGGCAGACGCACTGA
- a CDS encoding proline dehydrogenase family protein, whose product MLGPVILAASRSDKMRRFVSAAPGTKQVVARFIAGETVEQVVPVVKEAVARGLEVTLDVVGEDITTREQAAAARDAYLELIEHLAGLGLGTKAEMSVKLSMFGQSLEGGHELALANVRPVVEAAAAIGTTVTLDAEDHTTLDSMFAIHEELRKDFPQTGCVIQAYLFRTEGDARRLSEAGSRVRIVKGAYKEPASVAYQDKAEIDKAYVRILKILMEGDGYPMIGSHDPRLIAITQELARGAGRKLDDYEFQMLYGIRSDEHVRLAAEGHRMRVYTAYGTDWYGYFMRRLAEKPANLLFFLRSMITKG is encoded by the coding sequence GTGCTGGGTCCCGTGATCCTCGCCGCTTCGCGCAGCGACAAGATGCGCCGTTTCGTGTCGGCCGCCCCGGGGACCAAGCAGGTCGTCGCCCGGTTCATCGCCGGTGAGACGGTCGAGCAGGTCGTTCCGGTCGTCAAGGAGGCCGTGGCCAGGGGCCTCGAGGTCACCCTCGACGTCGTCGGTGAGGACATCACCACCCGCGAGCAGGCCGCCGCCGCCCGCGATGCCTACCTCGAGCTGATCGAGCACCTCGCGGGCCTCGGCCTCGGTACCAAGGCCGAGATGTCGGTGAAGCTGTCGATGTTCGGCCAGTCCCTCGAGGGCGGCCACGAACTGGCGCTCGCCAATGTCCGCCCGGTCGTCGAGGCGGCCGCCGCCATCGGCACCACGGTTACGCTGGATGCCGAGGACCACACCACCCTCGACTCGATGTTTGCCATCCACGAGGAGCTCCGCAAGGACTTCCCGCAGACCGGCTGTGTGATCCAGGCCTACCTGTTCCGCACCGAGGGCGACGCCCGCCGCCTCTCCGAGGCCGGCAGCCGGGTCCGGATCGTGAAGGGCGCGTACAAGGAGCCCGCCTCCGTCGCGTACCAGGACAAGGCCGAGATCGACAAGGCGTACGTCCGCATCCTGAAGATCCTGATGGAGGGCGACGGCTACCCGATGATCGGGTCGCACGACCCGCGGCTGATCGCCATCACGCAGGAGCTGGCCCGCGGCGCGGGGCGCAAGCTCGACGACTACGAGTTCCAGATGCTGTACGGCATCCGCAGCGACGAGCACGTCCGCCTCGCGGCAGAGGGCCACCGGATGCGGGTCTACACCGCCTACGGCACCGACTGGTACGGCTACTTCATGCGCCGCCTGGCCGAGAAGCCGGCCAACCTGCTCTTCTTCCTCCGCTCGATGATCACCAAGGGCTGA
- a CDS encoding PucR family transcriptional regulator, translated as MKGDYQDLVDEISALLAMPATLENRDFGLIAFGAHDSDSAFDETTLDPVRTRSILTRRSTPAVRAWFEGFGITRATGPVRIPAAPDAGVYRDRICLPVRHRGVALGYVWLLDAEPGPSAAQLSAAMEVAERIGTLLADEERVGADLSRELRAVLSAERGWQYDMAVAELGTGLGTDAEGLHTLVCVTPWTAGDAPSVRSLPGASALCTVPLPGRRDGGRAAETETSGAAPGAVAALVRLRSADSLSPALSAASRLVDTAGGGEAAAGVATPLRGLAGLGRAWREAASAARAARAQPRLGPVARWSDLGPYRLLTALPAEAAEDPAVRELLAPAHRELARTAEVFLDCAGQAGRTATALGIHRQTLYYRLGRVEQLTGLDLDDGEHRLLLHMALKSARL; from the coding sequence GTGAAAGGCGACTACCAGGACCTCGTCGACGAGATCTCCGCACTGCTGGCCATGCCCGCGACGCTGGAGAACCGCGACTTCGGTCTGATCGCCTTCGGCGCCCACGACAGCGACAGCGCCTTCGACGAGACCACCCTGGACCCGGTCCGCACCCGCTCGATCCTGACCCGCAGGTCGACCCCGGCGGTGCGCGCCTGGTTCGAGGGCTTCGGCATCACCCGTGCCACCGGCCCCGTCCGTATCCCCGCCGCCCCGGACGCGGGTGTCTACCGCGACCGGATCTGTCTGCCCGTGCGCCACCGCGGCGTCGCCCTCGGGTACGTCTGGCTGCTCGACGCGGAGCCGGGGCCGTCGGCCGCCCAGCTGTCCGCCGCCATGGAGGTCGCGGAGCGGATCGGGACGCTCCTCGCGGACGAGGAACGGGTCGGCGCGGACCTCTCCCGCGAACTGCGGGCGGTGCTGTCGGCGGAGCGGGGCTGGCAGTACGACATGGCGGTGGCCGAGCTGGGCACCGGGCTGGGCACGGACGCGGAGGGGCTGCACACGCTGGTGTGCGTGACGCCGTGGACCGCGGGCGACGCGCCGTCCGTGCGCTCGCTCCCCGGGGCCTCCGCCCTGTGCACGGTGCCCCTGCCCGGACGGCGCGACGGCGGTCGCGCCGCGGAGACGGAGACTTCCGGCGCGGCACCCGGCGCCGTGGCCGCGCTCGTGCGGCTGCGTTCCGCGGACAGCCTCTCCCCCGCGCTCTCGGCGGCGTCCCGCCTGGTGGACACGGCGGGCGGCGGCGAGGCCGCCGCCGGGGTGGCGACGCCGCTGCGCGGACTGGCCGGTCTCGGCCGCGCCTGGCGGGAGGCGGCCTCCGCCGCGCGGGCAGCGCGGGCGCAGCCCCGGCTCGGGCCCGTCGCCCGGTGGTCGGACCTCGGCCCGTACCGCCTGCTGACCGCCCTGCCCGCGGAGGCCGCGGAGGACCCCGCGGTGCGCGAACTGCTGGCACCCGCGCACCGCGAACTGGCCCGCACGGCGGAGGTGTTCCTCGACTGCGCCGGCCAGGCCGGGCGCACGGCCACGGCGCTGGGCATCCACCGCCAGACGCTCTACTACCGGCTCGGCCGCGTCGAGCAGCTCACCGGCCTCGACCTCGACGACGGCGAACACCGGCTGCTGCTGCACATGGCTCTCAAGAGCGCGCGGCTGTAA